In Babesia bovis T2Bo chromosome 3, whole genome shotgun sequence, the genomic window GATGAAATGGTCCTAATACAATCTATGGAAGCGTTGTGCAATATCCGTGACCGAGTAGACAGATTATGTGTTACAAGAATCTTTGATGAATTGTGCAACAGATTGGAAGCTGATAAAATATGTAATCATGCAAGAAATATTGCTATATTACAGACAATGGCATGTTTCCATTATCGCAGGCCTATGGCCATTGAACTTATACAACAAAGGTATGGTTCAATTGGATATAACACAACTGATACAGGCTACATAATAACGTTCATACGGCAAATACACTTGAAATGTGTCAGTATATGTACTTTTCAACAGTAACAGATCGATGTCTTCCCAGTGATGACGTATACAGCAATTTATCAATCCGATGTGTCAGACAGCGTTGGTCTATATGTGTAATGTATCTATTGCCTATGCAGATGCACTCAAGAATATAGAACAATTTATGGATGATCTATCATTGGCAGTAAAATACGTAGTAGTCTGCCTAAATTCAACGGCACCGATGGATCCCAAAGAGGTATGGTTTATATGGGAATTTTAATAGCATGAACAGGTTAACATGCTCCGTGATGTTCTTGGTAAACATGATCAACTAGGAAAAGAAGATATCTTGATACTATACGAAGCACTAGCTAACGCGCAAAATGAATTGCCGGTGTGTTTGTGCTTTCGTGTGAATTCATTGTTGTACAGGAAGATACAATGGCAAAAACCCAAGAGTTGGTGCGCCAAGCGTGGGATATGTTACCTACACTTAGCATACGGGATTGTAGCCATCTTATGGTAATTGATGAAGTAACGCAATACATTTTTCAGAACCATGGTAAACTGGACATTTGTGCCATGGTGGGAGCACAGGCAGTAGAAGAGTTATTCCAACGTTTGACTTCCGATATAAAACAACTGGAATCAGATGTAGTATTACGCCTTGTAGAATTTGCATCTAAGTATGTTTTAATTCGAAATCGAACTTATCAGCCATAGGCAAAATCATCTGTCCACAAGAATGATAGGCATCATAGAGGTTGATCCGTCCATTATACCAGTCACTGCGACCGCAGCTGTAGCTGTTCTAGAATTATATCTAAAGTAGGTCTGCGTTTGCGTGAAATAAAACATTCAGTGCTGGGAGAAGTTGTGATTCCAAAGCATGCAAGTGGGCACGGGATAAGTTAACCAATAGGCGTACGATCATAGACCCACGATACTCTGAAAGGATGCAACGCATCGTAGATAGGATTAGTACCCACAATGCATCGTGATGTCAAAACCGATGTTTTTGAATTGACATTAACCACTGTTGCTTCATAAAATTGTCGAACTTTAATTGTGACACTATACAACACAGTATCGTCACTCTTGCAACATGGATCATACCGTGTTTTACTTGGTGTTCTTGTATACCAATTTCACACTGTTTGGCTCCACACTGTAATAAGCCTGTCCACCTGAACATTCTTGGCGTATTAACTCAAAGCGAAGAGTGTCTAAATTCCCAATCTTATTTCGACTGAACTCGTGATCATTCGAAGCCTTCGGTAAGAAGCACTTTAAATAACTCCTAATCCAACGACTGTGACCACATATGATTATGTGGCTTTCCTGGCGTTTGAATACAAGATCGTTGAACGCTAGCATCCTTTCGTAAGCAGCCATTTTAGTAACATCAGTACCAATGCGATAATCTAGGTAACGAGAATAGTTCTTAGCCTTGTCAGGAACTATTATGACCTCCAGAGAGGGTACCGTAGACTCCTGGAATGTTGAGGATAGTGAAACACAATCAGGATGAGGCACCAATTCCTTtaaaatatgtatttattagacaaataacatacctcaAGCTCATTGCAAACTTCGATCTTCTCGTTGTTTAGGCGAAGACGGTCTTGAAGCGCAAGCAACATGGTCGACTGAGCACGACTGCAAAGTAATTATAGAGATTCCAAACCATAACATACCGTAAGTTAGATGTAAAAAGAACAGACGTTTGACCAGAATTACTTGATAAAACTTTCAGATCATCTGATATTGGATCTTCCGTCtcacatatatttttagACATTTCCAGAGCCTGGTTAATTCCAGTCATTGATAATGGTGAATCATATAGACATGTGTCGTTGGTGGGAgatataaatgtttcaATCAAAAACAAACGTACAACACGAATTAAAATCAGTATAATATTCGAATTGTAATTGAAGGTCATATTCCATATGGATTGCCTATAGAATATAGCACGAAATTAAAAGGTCTTACCCATGACGAATAAAATAAATCACCTTGCGACTACTCGTTGATGTACTTGATATTGACTTTGACAATTCTTCCTGTTTTTCTATAGCCTTTTCAATACCACGATTAGGCCTATCAACGATAAAGCGCTTAAGAGAGGATAATAAAAGGTGCAAACGATATTTTAAGCATGAGGTGGTAAATTGAGGCAAATTAGATGGAATACATCCTTTCTTAGTCTCTATGTGTACACCTTCTTTAAAACTATTAAGATAGAGATAAAAAGAACTATACAACGCCACCAAGACAGCAAGACTGATGGCAACCTTTGATTGCGAATCCATTGTTATCAAATTGAGTGAAATCTTTTAtagaatataatataaaaatattttagAATTTACATCATATTGAACAAAAATTATTGTGTTTAATAGATTATATCACCATTAGAATTATCTACTCAGAGTAACATCAACGAAGTAAACAAAGAATGATTATAATTACGTGTTAACAATTGAATACAAAAATGCTATTATTTCACATGTGCAGTGATGTCCGAATACAACAGAGCTCAGTAATTTGCAAACTCACTTTTATTGTCGTACACAGATACTATGACGTAGTAGACAATGAATCACACATAATCGAACATATACACTGCACATACTATGTAGAATTTTTATACGCCCTTATTTTTAGTATATTAAAGAAGTaacaaacaatgtgtacacactatcatataacatagaaaatgatacaaaCATAATCCCCAGATATGCGAGATCCAACaaatattttatttgtATTATTTCATTTCAATTCAAAAGTATGCAAAAAGGGTCGTAATAACCAGGtatattttgcaatatattttaacagTATCATTTTGTCTAATACATAGACATATCTACAGCAATATACCCGCAAAACATTCGAAAGATAAACATACAAATGTTGCTAGTTTGTTATCAATGAGTTCTGCgtttaatataattaatgcTCGTTCCATCGTTGTATTTGATCTATTTTTCTACGTCATGGGGAGACGAATACGGGACATATATCTCAAATGATCCATGTGTAAATAGATAAAGATCTACTTTCATGCTGTATCATGAATTTTCGATTTTGTATTACTTGATGTAAATGTGTCGGCATATCGTCACGCACAATTGTTTATCCTTATGGCTCCGGTACTGTGTGCCCAATCTTCTGTAAGTACTaacgatgaagatgattTTTGCAGCTCATATGAATCACATAAGGGTGAATATAGTACTGGCTCAACATCTGTAGGATGTGTCTCTAGCTATTGCCATAGCCCAGAAATCAATATTGGCCTAGGCCAAAGGAGAATCTATTTTGGCGTAGAAAAGGTACTTAGTGCTGTTTATAATGCAATATGTGAACTATACAATGAAGATATATTACCCACTTTGCATGAAATTCGCCGTAAAATACAACGAAATAGTTCAAATCTTGTTGATGGAAATTGGTTACTTAGAATATGTAGAGAAGATTTATATCGCAGGTTTGACGTAGTTAACATTAGTCAGGTAGATGACCATCATACTGACAAGGGCATTCAACACTCTTGGGCGATAATGCTGGCTGGCAAGCCTTTTGTCCAACGTGAAGTGAATCCGTCTGATCCGAGAGAACTTGCCGATTTGTTTCGACATGCTGTATTCATGGCGTCCGCTAATATGTCTGACCGTCCCGTCACAACGCGAAAACATGATGTAAATATTAGCCATGATATAAGAAACGTTGGTGGTAGATATCTTTTTGCTGATCATTTAAGGAAAACGGGTCCAGAAAGATTTCGAAGTTTACCCTTAGGCAAAGTTGTCCGCATTGTTCAAGATGCGCTAGATTCTAAAATTTTATCCTATGATGGAAACAATGTAGTTCCCGTAGTTTCTTCCATGTCTACTGCAAATAAGATTATATCACGAATGCAAATGATGAAGGCCAATTCAAGCAAACTTGTGGAATATCAAATTAGGACAATGAGAGACAACATAATTACAATCCTTTCAGATAAGCCGCGAAACTGCAACGAATCGTCAAGGAAGGTAACAAACGGACCCAAAGGGGGCTATACAGTCAAACTGAAATCTAGCGACAATCCAATGTCATTATGCAAGCTTCCTTTGGCTTATAAAAAACGCTtcaatatagatatagaCTTTTCATCTGTCGGTTATTCGAAGTTAATTGACTTTTTAATACAAGAAGTTCCAGAATGCATTTTGGAGCCTTCGATAGACTACTCCAGGAAAACTAACAACGTAACAAAAGGATTTGGATCGTTGATCGTTAATATTGGATATCAGCCATCTACCAACATTCTTTTCCCCTTAGCGATGAACGCTTCGAGACTCAGCGATAATGCAGCAATTCGTCTAGTGACCGAATGGTGAAAAATATTGCAACATTGTTAAATAATAGTTGTCATGATATTGTTCCTGATGTAAATGAATTGCAATGACACGGCCCTAAAGTGGTCATAAATCGGTGATCCTGTACATATATTAGAATAATTAAAGTGAATATACCTTGTAATAGGCGATAGTATCCCTGCAGTTGAAATCCTAAAACGTTTTTAACTTTTTAATTAAAATGAAAATTACCGGCTGAACCGCCACGAACGGATCTTTGCCTGTCTTGGTACTGAGTACAGCATCAGGTTCTCCGTCAAATCCTTCAATCGTGACACGTTCGCCAATCTGCGACTCTATTATTATGACATCATATGACGTACAGGAGTTCCATTCGCCGGGTGTAATAGCTCTATTTGGGTGTGATCAGCATTAGAGACACACAAAACCATGCCGTTAGACACTCGCCCACGTAAATTTTTAGGCTTCATGTTGGACAGAACACATACATACTTTGACATAATTTCATCTGGTTGCAAGTAGCCGACCAATCCCGAACATATATCTCGCAATTCAGGCTCTCCTAGATCTATCTTAAGACAGTAAAGGCTGTATAATGTTGTTCgaaaattttaaaacataCCGATCGGCTTCTGGGTGGCGATCCACAGACATTACTTGGCCAACCCTAATATTTAAACGGCTAACATCAGCAATCGGCCTCTCATCAACAACGGGTTTTGGAGACTTCTCTTTTTTAGATTTAGCATCTATTGCGCCCTTTGTAGGGTTTTCTGAAATAATGTTTTCCCAATAAAACATGACCTACTGGCCGAAGGGGCAGTAACAGTAACGTTGTCCATCACAGCCGTAACTAAATCCATGTCTTTATCCACCACTACTAATGGTAGGTCTTTAAATGTGTTTACTATGCCCGGAAGATGCTGTATGTGATCGAACCACCTGACGATATTAGAAAATTCTATGCGGTCATGAGGCTCCGACATCAGCATCCAACTGTGAATAGAAACATATGCAACAAGGTCAGCAAGGGTGACATTATTCCCAACTAAAAATGTATTCGGTTCAAGATATACATTCAATATCTGCGAGGTCGACTTGTGTTTGTATGTTAATGGCACTTACCTTTAAGCTATCCTTTTGGTTGATCATAAAATTTCGTTGAAATGCAAAATCAATCCATGAATACATTTTATTCTGTTTAATTGTTAAGCACAATATATTAATAGACTACTCACCTTCTGATCCGGTGTAGGAGGCACAAGCACATCTTCCGTCGAAGCTCCTTTCACGGCGATCTCAATAATGTCAGGCCATTGTTTTAATGATTGTTCTCCATTCTCTTTAACCAAAGTTTCCTATGTGTAAATTAAACTTTAAGCGGACAGCCTAAACTACCGTTCTCGTTGATGATAGAGACAATGTGGCGTTATTAAACTTTCCATAACCCCAAAGCAAACGAGCCAAACGTCCCTCCACGCAATCGCTATAAACTACAATCTCAAGCATCGTTATCTACAATGTTTAAATTATAATAGTGTGATGAAAAGGTCAACCTTCTGCTACAAAAAATTTTGGAGGGTGAAAATTCACAACTATCCATAAATTATGATACATCATGCCTaaaacatattatatatttaatactATTACGTTGATAATGTACTTTAACGGGAAGGTATAATCTTATAAGTGGAACAATACTTAAATATATTAGCAACACACATAATTGTGTAGATATGCTCATACATCCTTTACACACAAATACTTATCAATGACAACACGTTCATTATATCACAATACCCCTTTATATCCAATGCTAACAAAAAAATTACGGATTACCAAGTACAAATAGAAAACCGTGTTATGTAGGCATTGGTTGTATCGTCATAACCCTGAGTCTTCTTCGATAAACTAcaattataatataacgTAGTATAAAATTATCTAtggttatatatgataaatGAAATGACAATGGATAATGGAGACGAAGGCTGTGTAAATGGTTCAACACACGGTAATACAACCAGGTATTCCATGAAAGTTACGGTTAACCTAAAATAGAAACATCATTCCATTGATGGAAaaattatgtatatttttCCTCTGTTTGCCATTCAGGAGCGTTGAAATGAACCGGGATCTGCTAAGTGGGGGGAGCGCGTTTAGTTGGGCGCCGTTGCCTATATGATAGCGTATATTACGTTTAAACCTTTGCGGCAGTACTTACAGGGATACACTTATTTTCAGCGCGGAGTATACTTACGTATTCAATCCACGCGGAATCCACGTTTACCCATACCCTACATAGCAGCTTTACACCTTCCAATACCTCTTTAAATTTTTCTAAGTTTGTGCGAATCAACATGGCGACGTCTGATGGTTCAAACGATGTTCCTTCTTCTAACAGTGGTATCGATGCCATGGAATCTAACTACGATGAAGTAGTTGATTCTTTCGAAGCTCTTAAACTGAATGAAGACCTGTTACGTGGTATTTACTCTTATGGTTTTGAAAGACCCTCTGCTATTCAACAGCGTGGAATTAAACCAATTATTGAAAACCATGATACAATAGGGCAAGCTCAGTCTGGAACTGGAAAAACCGCTACCTTTAGTATTGCCGCCCTCCAGCTAATCGATTACAGTGTTGTTTCTTGCCAGGTTCTCATTTTAGCTCCAACTAGAGAACTCGCTCAGCAGATTCAAAAGGTGTGGTTTCATGCATCATATCTTAATTTATCATAGGTTGTTCTTGCACTCGGTGACTACCTCAAGGTCCAATGCCACGCGTGCGTAGGAGGTACCATTGTGAGAGACGACGTGCATAAACTTAAGGCCGGTGTTCACATGGTTGTGGGAACACCTGGACGTGTATATGACATGATAGATAAGAAGGCTCTTTTGACCAACAAGATTAAGTTATTTATTTTAGATGAAGCTGATGAAATGTTGTCACGTGGATTCAAAGGGCAAATCCATGAAGTTTTCAGGAGGATGCCTCCAGATGTTCAGGTTGCGCTCTTCAGTGCCACCATGCCTAACGAAATTCTTGAACTGACAACCAAGTTCATGAGGTCGCCAAAGCGCATTCTTGTTAAAAAAGACGAACTCACTCTTGAAGGTATTAAACAATTTTATGTCATGATAGATAAGGAGGAGTACAAGTTCGACACGCTCTGTGATCTTTACGAATCTGTCACTATCACACAGGCCATTATCTACTGTAACACACGAAGGAAGGTGGATATGCTAACCAGCAAAATGCAAGAGCGTGACTTTACCGTGTCTAGTATGCACGGTGATATGAGTCAGAATGAGCGTGACCTAATTATGAGGGAGTTTAGATCGGGGTCCACGCGTGTGCTTATCACTACCGATCTTTTGGCCAGAGGAATCGATGTACAGCAAGTATCGTTGGTCATCAATTATGACCTTCCCATGTCTCCTGACAATTACATTCACAGAATCGGTCGTTCTGGACGTTTCGGTCGTAAAGGTGTCGCTATCAACTTCCTAACTCCCATGGATGTTGAATGCATGAAGAACATTGAAAACTACTACAACACCCAAATCGAAGAAATGCCTGCAGAGGTAAGAGCAGTGGTTCACAAATTAAATTTTTGCAGATTGCGGAATACATGTAATCGCTATATGGTGTGCCGAATTGACACTTGCTGGCGATATTGGCGTAAAACTCTGCAGAATCACTGTAGGCGTTTAAGCTGGATTGTGAATGCAGGGCATTTGGTTTCCTACATTAAAATGATTATAATGTTATTCGTTATTAGCAGTGCAGTATCTGtaacgatatatatgttcatGATCTTTGTCATGTCTTCCTTCAAATTCCACATGAGCTGCTTGGCCTTTTTCTTTTACACTCCTGTATGCATATACGAGCGAAACATATCACCCACATTTGACCAATTGGTATGAAGCATTTGAATGACAATCTTGTATGTTCTGAATTTTGTTCAGCATTTTGCGACATCTCTACATTAAACAATTTAGCTCCATGTTCCTTGATAGGCGACAACTTTGGGTTTGCCACCGTATAAGGACTCATTATATTTAGCATTGTATCCTTGCTACCTAATTGGTGTCTTGAAATTCTATCTGATGTGATAATAAATTGCGCCGCGTCCACTATTCTTACCATTTTTCCTTCCAACAATCGCGTTGGGATTCTTGTTTTCATTGCCATAGGCAGACTCGTCGTCTGGTTTTTTATCACAGTTATAATTGAACCTACCCTTAGTTATTTGCATATTGCCGCCATTATTATTATGCTGTTTCATTCGCTCAGCTGCATTATTTTCTCCATTGTGACCGTCTTTAGGATCACCTGCTGTTATTATATGACCACTGTCGTCGTTCCCTTTGTGTTCCACGGCAACGGTGCCCATATTCTTCTGTTCTCCTGGTTTGTTTGCTGCATTATTTTCTCCATTGTGACCGTCTTTAGGATCACCTGCTGTTATTATATGACCACTGTCGTCGTTCCCTTTGTGTTCCACGGCAACGGTGCCCATATTCTTCTGTTCTCCTGGTTTGTTTGCTGCATTATTTTCTCCATTGTGACCGTCTTTAGGATCACCTGCTGTTATTATATGACCACTGTCGTCGTTCCCTTTGTGTTCCACGGCAACGGTGCCCATATTCTTCTGTTCTCCTGGTTTGTTTGCTGCATTATTTTCTCCATTGTGACCGTCTTTAGGATCACCTGCTGTTATTATATGACCACTGTCGTCGTTCCCTTTGTGTTCCACGGCAACGGTGCCCATATTCTTCTGTTCTCCTGGTTTGTTTGCTGCATTATTTTCTCCATTGTGACCGTCTTTAGGATCACCTGCTGTTATTATATGACCACTGTCGTCGTTCCCTTTGTGTTCCACGGCAACGGTGCCCATATTCTTCTGTTCTCCTGGTTTGTTTGCTGCAACTCCAGTAGGTTCAGGTATGTCTATTTTGTGACTTGGCAGAGTATGTTCTGGTGGTGACGCAATGTGCTCACCTGTTATATCTTTTGCAGAATCATCAACCTTCGCATTAATGGGATCCATTCCAACATTTCCAATGTCGGGAGTGCTTGCATCATTATTTTTGTCGGGCCCCAATTTCTCTGAAATAGTGGGGTCACTTGGGTTTATTTTACTTGGGTCATTTGCATCTTCGTCAATAATATGGGGGTCATCCCCATTAAGCACAACTGCACCTGTTTCTTTGTCAACCATGCCAAAGCCTTCTTCATCTGAAACTTCAATATGCTCATTTTCGTCTGGTTCCTTTGATAGCGTttcaatatcaatatcgGGAATAACATCAAATCTTGCAAGGTGTATTGTTCGATGCCTTGGATCACTTGGGTTTGTTATTTCAATACACTTGTTATTTTCTCTAATACTTCCGAGATCGCACTCGCACATTACTTTATCCCCTTCATTAACACAATGAGCATTTTGTCCGCAATTAACCTGATAGCATTTGTCCGTTACTGTACGATGTAATCGATTTTTGTAAACTGACCAACCTGGTAAGCATCTGAAATGTATTACAAAATAATTCCCTTCGCCAGCGTATAAATTTTTCTTTAGAACAAGTGGATTGAACATACAAGCTCGTTTGTATTGGCATGCTAGTTTGACATCGTTAATGACATTGATTGGTTCAACTTCTATACCTTTGTACCACCCATATCCATATTTTGCGTTTGTGATATCTACATAGTTTTCCCTAGGGCATCCAATATCGGTATTCATGAACCGATCTTGTGTTTTTATGTGTTctacatatatttttgaCATTTGTAACGCCGTCACGATTTAAAAAATACAATATCTATTTACCCCCCCCCCCCAAAAAAAAAATAATCAACGATTCACAATTTTCTACCAGATGCGTCTATATTATTTGGCCAATAAACATCTTTTGATCAATCATATTTGCCATACTAAGTAAAGGAATGGTTACAATTGCCAGCTATATGAcaaaaattaaaaataaCCTTCACTGGTGATATTTAAACCCATTTTCACATTACACAAGAATCTATGGCATGAAATATAAGAAATTACCTTTGTCGTCATCGATTGGACGGGATATGCTTTCTGTTAAATCATTATCAAAATTATTTAAAATAAGTAGACAATaataataacataccaaGGCATGTGTATTTTATCTCTATTTTCAGTTTTGTAGACGAGCAGTCAGACTCTGGTACACAGGTGAGAGTGGAATTGCAATAACTTCTAATGTCAAATGTTCGATTTTTTACGCGCTCATCACAACGTTCTATAGCTGACAGAACATTGATTCGAAGTCCCTTACAATCAATTGTGTTATTCTGGTTGTCCAATGCAGTGTCTATAGCGTGTGAATCCtgctattatattatattatagtGTCGTATAATTTATAACTAGGATTCTTACATTTGATATCAGTTTCTCGAAAATATGGTCGCTCAAGGAATGGTATGGCATCTGAAAagtattatattcattgaTGTGCCGTGATGAGAGGATAAATGTTTTTCACTTACAAATAAGATGCAATGTTAATGCAAACAGCAGGCTATAAGTCTGCCATATTATAATTGTACTTCTCATCCTGAGGATCTTGCATAGAAACCCATAATTTTCATGCAGCGTAGCGTATGAAGTAAAAACCTTAACGTTGAAACGATTACAAGATGATTTTA contains:
- a CDS encoding Histidine phosphatase (branch 1) family protein codes for the protein MDSQSKVAISLAVLVALYSSFYLYLNSFKEGVHIETKKGCIPSNLPQFTTSCLKYRLHLLLSSLKRFIVDRPNRGIEKAIEKQEELSKSISSTSTSSRKVIYFIRHGQSIWNMTFNYNSNIILILIRVVRLFLIETFISPTNDTCLYDSPLSMTGINQALEMSKNICETEDPISDDLKVLSSNSGQTSVLFTSNLRRAQSTMLLALQDRLRLNNEKIEVCNELEELVPHPDCVSLSSTFQESTVPSLEVIIVPDKAKNYSRYLDYRIGTDVTKMAAYERMLAFNDLVFKRQESHIIICGHSRWIRSYLKCFLPKASNDHEFSRNKIGNLDTLRFELIRQECSGGQAYYSVEPNSVKLVYKNTK
- a CDS encoding NFkB binding protein — translated: MAPVLCAQSSVSTNDEDDFCSSYESHKGEYSTGSTSVGCVSSYCHSPEINIGLGQRRIYFGVEKVLSAVYNAICELYNEDILPTLHEIRRKIQRNSSNLVDGNWLLRICREDLYRRFDVVNISQVDDHHTDKGIQHSWAIMLAGKPFVQREVNPSDPRELADLFRHAVFMASANMSDRPVTTRKHDVNISHDIRNVGGRYLFADHLRKTGPERFRSLPLGKVVRIVQDALDSKILSYDGNNVVPVVSSMSTANKIISRMQMMKANSSKLVEYQIRTMRDNIITILSDKPRNCNESSRKVTNGPKGGYTVKLKSSDNPMSLCKLPLAYKKRFNIDIDFSSVGYSKLIDFLIQEVPECILEPSIDYSRKTNNVTKGFGSLIVNIGYQPSTNILFPLAMNASRLSDNAAIRLVTEW
- a CDS encoding tRNA binding domain containing protein is translated as MLEIVVYSDCVEGRLARLLWGYGKFNNATLSLSSTRTETLVKENGEQSLKQWPDIIEIAVKGASTEDVLVPPTPDQKNKMYSWIDFAFQRNFMINQKDSLKILNVYLEPNTFLVGNNVTLADLVAYVSIHSWMLMSEPHDRIEFSNIVRWFDHIQHLPGIVNTFKDLPLVVVDKDMDLVTAVMDNVTVTAPSAKNPTKGAIDAKSKKEKSPKPVVDERPIADVSRLNIRVGQVMSVDRHPEADRLYCLKIDLGEPELRDICSGLVGYLQPDEIMSKYVCVLSNMKPKNLRGRVSNGMVLCVSNADHTQIELLHPANGTPIGERVTIEGFDGEPDAVLSTKTGKDPFVAVQPDFNCRDTIAYYKDHRFMTTLGPCHCNSFTSGTIS
- a CDS encoding putative eukaryotic translation initiation factor 4A, yielding MATSDGSNDVPSSNSGIDAMESNYDEVVDSFEALKLNEDLLRGIYSYGFERPSAIQQRGIKPIIENHDTIGQAQSGTGKTATFSIAALQLIDYSVVSCQVLILAPTRELAQQIQKVVLALGDYLKVQCHACVGGTIVRDDVHKLKAGVHMVVGTPGRVYDMIDKKALLTNKIKLFILDEADEMLSRGFKGQIHEVFRRMPPDVQVALFSATMPNEILELTTKFMRSPKRILVKKDELTLEGIKQFYVMIDKEEYKFDTLCDLYESVTITQAIIYCNTRRKVDMLTSKMQERDFTVSSMHGDMSQNERDLIMREFRSGSTRVLITTDLLARGIDVQQVSLVINYDLPMSPDNYIHRIGRSGRFGRKGVAINFLTPMDVECMKNIENYYNTQIEEMPAEIAEYM
- a CDS encoding putative integral membrane protein, producing MRSTIIIWQTYSLLFALTLHLIYAIPFLERPYFRETDIKYTALDNQNNTIDCKGLRINVLSAIERCDERVKNRTFDIRSYCNSTLTCVPESDCSSTKLKIEIKYTCLESISRPIDDDKEHIKTQDRFMNTDIGCPRENYVDITNAKYGYGWYKGIEVEPINVINDVKLACQYKRACMFNPLVLKKNLYAGEGNYFVIHFRCLPVTDKCYQVNCGQNAHCVNEGDKVMCECDLGSIRENNKCIEITNPSDPRHRTIHLARFDVIPDIDIETLSKEPDENEHIEVSDEEGFGMVDKETGAVVLNGDDPHIIDEDANDPSKINPSDPTISEKLGPDKNNDASTPDIGNVGMDPINAKVDDSAKDITGEHIASPPEHTLPSHKIDIPEPTGVAANKPGEQKNMGTVAVEHKGNDDSGHIITAGDPKDGHNGENNAANKPGEQKNMGTVAVEHKGNDDSGHIITAGDPKDGHNGENNAANKPGEQKNMGTVAVEHKGNDDSGHIITAGDPKDGHNGENNAANKPGEQKNMGTVAVEHKGNDDSGHIITAGDPKDGHNGENNAANKPGEQKNMGTVAVEHKGNDDSGHIITAGDPKDGHNGENNAAERMKQHNNNGGNMQITKDDESAYGNENKNPNAIVGRKNDRISRHQLGSKDTMLNIMSPYTVANPKLSPIKEHGAKLFNVEMSQNAEQNSEHTRLSFKCFIPIGQMSVKEKGQAAHVEFEGRHDKDHEHIYRYRYCTANNE